The Verrucomicrobium spinosum DSM 4136 = JCM 18804 DNA segment TGAGGTTCAAGGAAATATGAGAGACACGGATCTGCTCCTCGGAGAGAAAATGCTTCACATTTGCCTCATAATAGGCCTGAATGTCCGCCTCCCCAGGCTCCGGCTCGGGCGAGTACACATTCTGGAGCATCTTGTCCATTCTCACCCCGTTTGCCAGATTGTCCTGAAGCAGGCTCTCATCCTTGAACGGCATCCCAATGCTCATGTAGAACTGCTCCTCACCCCCCGCCTGCTCAATGAGCTTTTCCAACCTCGCTTTGGCCTCCCCCTCGCTCACCTCAGGGAAACGACGCCGGGACTCCTGCTGGAGGAGGGCCCGGGAGGCGAGATTGTCCTTGGCCATGCCGCGAAATTCTGGATCACGCTCGCAGCACGAAACTTGAAGCGCCCGCTCGTAGTGCCCCTTGATGTGACGGAATTCTTCCTCAATAATCTCGTCGTCAATTGTCTCGCCGTTGATGATCAAAGCCATGGCATGAAGTGTGCGTGTCTGGTGAAAAAGAGCAAAGGAAATCCCGGTTGTGAATACGCTCCGCTCCCGCCATCGTGATCAAGCTCCCCTCATGAAAACCCAGATCAAGGTGAACCTGGCCATCCTAGCCTCCATTTTCCTCGTGCAGTGCGCCGACAAGCCTGCTCCGATGCCCGCCTACGGGTATCGCGCTGGCACGGGCCTGACAAACCCTGCAGCAGGTTATGCCGCACCGGCAGCCCCCTCCTACCAGCTGGCCACCTACTCCCAGCCCACGGCGCGGCCGCCCCAGATGCCGCCGCCCAATCCCATCTCTCTTTCCGTCCCCCAGCAGGGTCCAGGTTATCCCTCGCCGTACGGAGCGCCGAACTATGGCGCTCCGCAGACCATGTTGTTTTCCAGCGGTTCGAACGTCGGCAGCGCCCCTCCGATCCGGGCCGAGTCCTTCATCCTCGTGAATGCTGACACCGGAGCCGTCATCGCCGCCCGGAATGCGGACACCCAGCGAGGTGCCGCCAGTACCCAGAAAATCCTCACCGCCCTCATTGTGGCCGAGGCCGGGAATCTCGATCAAAGGGTCAGGATCGCTCCCAGCGATGTGGTGGTGGAGCCCTCCAAACTGGGCGTGAGACCTGGTGAAGTTTACACCCGGCGGGACCTTCTGATCGCTTTCCTGGTGAAGAGCTCCAACGATGTCGCCAATGTGCTGGCCCGGGACAACGCTGGGAGCGTGGAAGCTTTCGCGAGGAAAATGAATGCTCGCGCACGATCCCTCGGCGCGGTCAACTCCTACT contains these protein-coding regions:
- a CDS encoding peptidylprolyl isomerase, whose translation is MALIINGETIDDEIIEEEFRHIKGHYERALQVSCCERDPEFRGMAKDNLASRALLQQESRRRFPEVSEGEAKARLEKLIEQAGGEEQFYMSIGMPFKDESLLQDNLANGVRMDKMLQNVYSPEPEPGEADIQAYYEANVKHFLSEEQIRVSHISLNLSGARSRAEVYQTMRELREQVLGGADFDALAAEHNSNKDMSPDLGWFKKGEFMEEFEAIAFSMRDGEISPVFTTQLGFHICRLTDRKAAVPKPLDEVREAVRARILEEYRDGKFNEFLETLKGGAKIEDTEPEEDCGCGGGHC
- a CDS encoding D-alanyl-D-alanine carboxypeptidase family protein, which produces MKTQIKVNLAILASIFLVQCADKPAPMPAYGYRAGTGLTNPAAGYAAPAAPSYQLATYSQPTARPPQMPPPNPISLSVPQQGPGYPSPYGAPNYGAPQTMLFSSGSNVGSAPPIRAESFILVNADTGAVIAARNADTQRGAASTQKILTALIVAEAGNLDQRVRIAPSDVVVEPSKLGVRPGEVYTRRDLLIAFLVKSSNDVANVLARDNAGSVEAFARKMNARARSLGAVNSYFTNPHGLTGGGQHSTARDLSRIAWAAYNNPVVRDAVRRRYYTFTFNNGRRVTLENTNEILGRMAECNGMKTGYTVAAGRCLISTAHSGRKDVILVQLGTRTKYIWDDGMVMMRWGLQRS